The segment CTCTCGGGTCTAGCCCAGCTCCTTGCACCAATGTACAACAAAGCCCCTTCTCcttccagcctgtccctgcacatcAGCCCTTTCAGAGAGCAAGTGCAACTGGAGCCAAGCTGCAAGGACAGCCAGCATCCACAATTCTGGCCTAGCCTGGCAGACCTGCACTAAGCTTAGGCCTCATACAGTCGAAAACAAACCTGGTCTGATTGCAATTCCACCTGAAATCTCACAGGGCAGCTCAGTCCAGTCACAACCTTGTTTTTCAGCTTTAGCCACATTTAGATTTTACTGTAACATTAAAATCAGGAGCACCGTGGGTTttttaaaccttaacaaaagacaatatttaaatattgatTAATGCTGCACATAAAATGTCTTAACCTCAATATGCAAGCATGATAAGCATGATACAGTCCAAAGAACCTGGAAACAGTGAGCTCTGAGCTGCACGTGCAATTTTAAATCACATAATCAGTTCCACTAATGGCAACAGTAACCATTTGCTACTCAGAATAGCCTCAAGATTATACTGCAATGTTAAGATTTACTTGGGTCAAGAGTCAAAATGGTACTATAAAATCTAACAAGGTCAGTTGTGCCAGACACAGCTCCTTATCTTATTCAATGAGGAACAAGTTTAAAGCATTTTTATGTGATTCAAAAAATCTTGAACAGAGTACATGTGCTTCATacttgcaaaaaataaaaatttgttgGAATGTTTCAGAGTATCAACTAAAGACACATAAGGTCAAGTACAACTCACACTGTATTTCTGTACTGCAGAACCTTTAGGTTAACCTCACAACCAAGACCTGCTGAAACTAATGTTACCAGATATTCTAAAATGTTTCTAAATGCTCCAACTACAATAACATGTTAAAATTAAGGTTTTTCAATCAGACATACAGCTACAGGCTCCTCCAACACAAAAATACAAACCCAGCTTTCATTAGTACTAATGCTTAGAGAGCAATTACTTGAAATTACCTGAAACTGAGAGGTTTCCTATTGACACTAAACAAACCAGGGGGGTGATCAGTTGCAAACTCTTCCTAGGTAAGAACACCTTTCTCATGGGAAATACCACAAaaatcaggaatgtttccagaATCCCTTCTGTGTAACTGGATACATGAGCACAAGACCTCCTAGTTTTTCCACACTATTCCATGACACATTCTGTACAGTAAGTTCCAGCATCTCTACAAACCTTACCTGTTCTGACCATTTCACTGCTTTTTCTGTTAAATATCTGTACACAACGGGACGCCCCACTAGGTATGACAGCATATAGCAGAATGAAGCTCCAAGTCCTGagcactggaaaaaaacaaccaaaaccagaCAACAAATTACCAGAAACTCTACTCAATGTCAGCCTGGTGTCTGTGTTAACTGCACTGcctggctggagcaggtttCCATGGAGCCCTCCATTAGggctctcccccagcagcaTGGACACACTCCCCAAGAATGCTGTTGACCCAAGACAGTTTATTTCCAAGGCATTTTGATCAATCTCAACACTCCAAGTAGACAACATTGATTACTTATCAGTTAATATTGAGTGCTTCTGCAGTTTTAAGAATTTGAAATGTGAAAGCTTTGCAAATAAGAGGCACAATGCCATTAAAGAAATTCCAACATAAAAGCTGAATAGGGTCCTCCCTACTTTCTCAATACTAAGGCTCATTATCACTGCATCCTTTGTCCATGACATATTTAAAGCTTGTTGATAACATACATTTCAAATGTTAAACTAAACTTCTTGCATATTTAAGCCAGTTTAAAAACAGATTTATCTTGCAGTGTGATAATAAAACCAGAGTAATTGTGTAGTGAAATTACAACTGGGTTCTGGCAGATGCTAAACAAATTTAGAGCATGGGAAACTCTGGCTGATTCACACTCCAATGCCTTCATTATTAAGAAAACCTGGAGTAACAGCTCAGTGTTTTGGATCACCACCCAGTGCTGCAGTGAATTTTGTGGGTAatgccatccctgcagcagagctgagtaAGAACTCAATAGTTCATCAGAAACTGAAGTGTATGCCAGTTTCAGACTGGTCATTTCCAACAGGAAGCTGCTCAGATGTGTGGTTGTATCCCAAATGGATAGAAATATATGACCCCACAAGCTACTTCCCATACTtaccaaacaaacaagaaataaGGCCAATGGAAAGGGATAAAGAAACCCTGACAGGATACTGAGGAATATAGACCCAGGAATAGCAAATGTTTGCAAGCTGGATGCATCTTAGTCAAGGAAAAACACATTTCTAAAAAGCTACGTGCTTCTTAGTTTTATAAGCAGTCAGGATACATTTTACAATTAGAAAAAGCATAAATAGGCAGGGCCTCTCAAGATTCTTTCTTCAAAAAACCTTTTGTGGAGTAGCACAAGAAGCTCAAGCACAGAGCAACAAGATGTAGCTCTTTCACCACACATACAAAGAATAAGTCACAAAGTAATAAAAGCTGAgtacatttttctctttatctgTGCTACAACTGCCACAGAGGATCTATTGTGACTTCCAGGAAACACATCCTTCTGAATTTTACCCTGCTGACTAGAGATGTGCAGATTCAGACATTCTCTCTGCAAAGTTCACAGGCCTGTCCAAGCCCATAAGCACAAGTTTCACAGAAGATTGAAATGTATGAAGGCAGCTATTACTTCCTTACAAATAGGCTTGGTGTGATCACTAACTACAATAGCTGATTGCTAATTTCAGTcaggaattttttaaaaggcaaaaattagGTTTCTGCAGCATAAGCAAGCAGGTTGTTGGACTTAAGGCTTGCTAGGCATACTTGAGACTATGATGCCTTGCCCACTTTGGATAGAAAAGTTATAAAGCAAAAAACCCTGTACACTATTTTACTCAAGTTGAACtgactgaaatattaaaaagccCAATAATTTTCCTGAGTCCATTACAGCCAGGACAGCTTTTACTAAGCCATGTCAAGGTTCAGAGGTAACTGCACCATgcctggaaactgaccacagcctGCTGTGCGACAGTAAAGGTCATCACATCTAgaactgctggagcagctcaaaAAAGAGCCAATTTATTCTACTCCCTGTTAATATATAAAccaacattttaattttcttcctagatCTATAATTTGGGAAATATTAAATACTTTTTGTGGAATACTTGGAAAGAATGAGCTGAAGGATAATTACTAATGGCACGTTCAGTGCTGACTCTCCTGAGTTACAAAAGCCTCCTGCATTAAAACTGTGACACAAACCTCTTCTACAGCTTTAAAGTTATTAACCTTTAGTGAAGTGTTCCAGTTAAGAGTGTGCTTAATGATTAATTAATATATTCAGCActcaggaaaaagaagtcaacaTAGAACATAGGTAGCCTTTCTGTCTCCCTGGACAGAAAGCACTTCAGAAATTTATCCCtctaaaagaaaacagatttggTTTTGTGAATTTGGGCAGTGCAGAGATAAAAGATGGCTCAAAATACTTTTCTTCAGAAATACTGCTAAATATTCTATGAATTATCCTTATGTGGAACTTTGAATGTCTTAAGGAAGAGCAAAGCAGTAGTCTCAGTTTTCTTTTAGAACAAACAGTAATTTCTACCTCAAAAATCACTTTATTTTAGAAGTTATCTTAACGCTGAAGTAAGACCAAGCCAAATACAGAGTATACAGACCAAGTATACAAATATACTCTTGGAATAAATTTCCaagagtttaaaatatttttgtctctttGTAGACACTCCTAGGTATGTTAAACTTCACCCAGAGAGGACCAAGAATTAATCaaactgtatttttcattttcagagaaGCATGACTACATCAAAACTGCCCTTTATATCAGAAAAAGGATACAAAACGTATGTGGCAAAATAAGCCACTAACACTTGAACGTAAAATGTGTCCTTGTATTTGGACAAGACTTTTCCCAAGGCCTTTGCATCATCCATATCTCTAGGAACCTTTATacattctctttcttctctgaagagggggaaaaaaaaaagcaggaatgatGGAAATATAATCAAACAGTGTGGTACAATTACCTACTGAATACAGAGATAATTAGATACACTACAACACTAAATTACAGCTTCAGCAAACAAACCATGATTATTATTGTAATAATATTCTCAGATGAACAACCAGTATTTACAGTATGGTTTATATTAGAAAATCCCCAATTTTAGGTATTTGCaagctggatttttttattcagtACAATGATGTGCTTCTTTTCTAGGTTTTTTTCTTACCAAGTGctgatggaaaagaaaaaattgcgCAAACCAAACCTTGGCAAGCGAAAGCAGCCAACATTTCAGCCAAAACCAACTGCAGCTGCctcagtgctggggcagagcagttGAAGTGCAGCAGGAGTGGCAGAACTTCACCTCACAAACAAATAAAGTTCTAAGGGCAAAACCTCATGTCACACCTTAATCTGGTGCAGCACACTTGAGTGTCTTTGCTCCCTTTGTATCAGGCTTAGGGATGGGCCATTGCAAACTGACCTTGTTGAGCAAGTTAATCAGACAGAAATTTAACTActaaaagtgaaaaagaaagctgTCAGACAAGCAGGCTCCCACCTGTCAGCCTGCCTGCCATCCCAACACAATACTGGGTGCaacaaggagaaaaagagaaggcaAAGTTTAGCTAGGAAGGAAGGATTTCCCCTTTTGGTGACAGCCTCCAGCTTCACCAAGGCACAGGGAAGTTTCAAGTGAGCTCAGGCTGAACCAAACACACTCTGGCTCTCAGCTGAAGGTCAGCTACCACTGATGCTGTGCTGGGGGTAACACCTCAGAACACGGGCTCTGCACTGTGCCCCAGAAACCCCACATCAAGAACAATTCTCTGAGTTTATGTCATATCCCCATGCAGCTCCTCTACAGTGTGATACTGAAAAGCAAATAAACTGATAAATTAAACTTGCATAACATACTTACTCACTAAGTTGTGGGAAATTTTTATATACCAGGAACATAAGGAAAGCAGCTGATAAGAAGATGGACACTAAAATAAGAAGTGACGTCCGAGCTGATCCACCTTCTGCAAGAGCTTTCCCTGAAATTGAACAGGAAACAAagttagaaaaaaacccagcactagcaaaacaaatcaagaaaaACCAATCCCTCGTGACTTACAACAGATTTCAAACTCATCCTTTAAAGGAATATTAAAGTAAACTCTCTGTGGACATCTTCCAACCAATGCTTTCAATAGCACACATTGCTCACATTCCCTGGAAGCTTTCAAACAACTTTGAAGTTTTTGTGCTGGAAAACATCCCACAGAAGTCACCTTCTATGACCCATAACAACTTAGGCCTCAGTTAATAAATACATttgtaaagagaaaaaacagagtTAAACAACGTAAGCCATacatatgttttcttttttgccagAAATCTTCTGCCAGTCTAATTAACTAGAGAGTCAATTTGAAGTTAAATCTCCAGGATGTAAAATGTAACTTAAAAACCTGCTCACTaacagattttggggtttttttaccccTCTAATTTAAGACTACCAGATACAGCCAGTTAGGTGAGACACACTCATTAGGAGGAAACCTACATAAACACACACATGCCTGTGATATAAAGTGCTAGTCTTGGGAATTACACATATTTTACACTCATGTGgatatatatataagtatacATAAGTGTTTATTAGCCTTTAAGTCCTGTGTAGTGGAAGCAATGGGAGTACATTAAGTGACACAATGACATTTTGGGCCTCTGCTGTATTTTAGATTTTTATCAAAATGACCACGTTCATGTAATACATTGATTAACACAAATGTAACTACACACATAAAGAACGTAGAACTGAAATGAGCACCACACCGGGCAGTGTACGTGTGCCTGTACTAACTCACTCTCTCCTGAGGCGCTTTGAGGCTCACCCAGCTTCACACCCAGGGTCACCTGGGGAGCACACAAAGAGCCGAGGCTGTGCTTTCCCTCGCAGATGCCGCTGGCACAACTACAATGCCAACACACAGCCACTCAAGTGGGTCACGCTGACTCCTCACTGTTGTGAAACGCCGCGGCTGGATGACGAAACCGCTGGGCGAGCTGGCAATTTTATCGGCTCTAAGGCTTTTTTAGGTTTAAGGTCAGCGCGACCCCACAGGTGTGCACTGGGTCAGCCGAGGCCAAAGGCAGCATCCACAAGGCAATTACAGCCAGGGAATCACAGGGCTGCCAGGGACCACAGTGGTCACCGTGTCACCTCgcagctcaggcagggccaTGCCAggaacaggactgcagccacacGGCTCCGGGTATCGCCACCGAGGGACACTCCTCACCTGCCCCGGGCAACCGCGGGGATCCTGACAACACCTTCTCCAAGGAGCAAAATACAttatagataaataaataaataaataaataaataaatacttatAGGGCAAAAAAGGAAAACTCAGCCCACTGCGCTTTCTGCCGCTTCCACTTTTTCTACTTCAGGCGTGCCGGTAGTGGAATAACAccgacagacacacacagacatacaGACATGGAACCACGCGTCTTCCCTCACGGGGAAAGGGAAGGGGTCGCTGCCCCATTTCGGCCGCCGAGGGGCGGGAGCCGCCTCACCCCACACGCGCCGAgaggggcccggcccggccgccccaGCGCCGCGCGGGACGGGGCCGGTGCCCGAGGCGCCCAGAGGCACCGGCACAGCACCGGGCACCGTCCCGGGCACCGACACCCCACCGGGCACCGTCCCATGCCAGGGCGAGGtcagccccgctcccgccgccccgagcccccggcACCTTCCAGAAGCTGCCGCTGGTGCCTGGCGCTCTCCGCCGCCGCCTGGCAAGGCCCGCGCTCCGCCACCCTTCGCTGCGCCATGGCTCTGCGGCGCCCCGGGGCCCGGCGAGTCAGGGCCGGGGCAGGCCTCGGCGGCACCGGGAGCCGCGGGCAGCAGGAGGCGGGACCGGCAGCACCGGGAGCCgcgggcaggaggaggaggagaaggaggaggaggcgggacCGGCCGCTCCGCCTCTCCTCACCCCACCGGGTCGCGGCCGCGctcccgcccccgccgccgcacGGCGCATGCGCTTTTCTCGGGGCATTACGGCTCTGCTGTGGGGTGCGGGAGCGCGTGCTGGGCGCTGCGTCCTTGAAAGGCGGTGGCGGTTGGCGGCGGTAATTACGGTAACGCCGGCGTTGGGCGTGCCCGCGCGGTATGTACGGTAACGGCCGTGCGCTCACTACTGGTAAATACGGCACCCGGCTCCTCGGCCTGGCTGCGGGGAATTCACATAAACCACATAAATCACATAAATCACAGGATCAGTTAGGCTGGGAAAGGCCCCTGAGATCATCGAGTCCGCCCTATGACCgaactagaccatggcactgagtgccacgtccagGTTCCTTGAACACCTGCAGGGACGGTGACTCCGCCACGTCCGCGGGCGGTCGTTCCACCTCTTCTGTGAAGAGATTCCTCCTgttgtccaacctgaacctcccctggcacacgCGGAGGAGTTCTATAGGCTGTGTTCTCTTGTCCCGTCgctggctgcctgggagaaCCCGACCCTCCCCGGCTACACCCTCCTTTCGGGAATTGCAGAGCCACAGTCCcgcctgagcctccttttctcccggctcccagctccctcagccgctccccgcaggacttgtgctcctgacccttccccagctccgtttcccttctctggacacgttGCCACAGGGCAGCGGGATAAAGCCCGTCTGCGAGCCCGTTTTCCTCGGCTTTACATGTAAATGGCTTTACACCAGCGAGGGGAACGGGATGTCCCCTCAGGGAGCGGGAGGCGGGAGCCCCTGGCGCCTCTGGCGCTGGAGCAGTGCCGGGCTGCCAGGAAAAGGGGAACCTTATTGCGTTCGCTCCTCTCGTTCGAAAAGAAAGCCGGGAAGAAGGAAAATTCCTCTATCAGCCCTCACGTCCGTTCCTGTCAGTGAGAACGCTTGACAGGAAAGCCAGAGGGGCACGTTCGCAGATTCCGTGCCCTTCCCGCCGAGTGTGACCTCGGAGCGCCTTTTCCTCCGCGACCTTCTGGCAGCGGGAGATCCCGGAAGGTTCCAAGTGCCCGGGCAGCACAGAGTGTTACAGGGAGGGTTCTCCAGCGGGAACACCGAGAGCACTGACCCCGCGGACAGCACACATTGCACAACCCCTGGGCACACGGGTTGCCCGGTGGAGCTACTGAGAGCCCCCCGTCTCTTTTCCAGCTCTATCTGCTAATAAATGTCCAACCTGTCCTCAGGGCCTTCTGGAAAGGAAGCCTGGGAGAGCTGGACGCGCAGATTTAACTTCAGCCTCCTTTGTGTGATTACTCCACCTTTACACCATGACTGAACAGCTCTTAAACTGCAGGTACAGGGCGTGGCAGATCGGTTGTGTCACAGCAGTGGTATTTACAGGTTGTGTTTCCCGAGATCACAGATGTTTCCAAAGCCATGAGGGAGATGCAGGTCAGCACACAGCAGGGCTTTATTGCTACATGTACAAAACTCGCTGGTGTTACAGGAAGTTGATGATTCATTTAAGATCTAAATAGTTTAATATGCTATTACCCAAGTACAGCCCCTGCCAAATCCAGTGGCAGGAAATAATCCAAGCTATAAATTGTGGTCAGATTCCATATGAACCTATCATTTACTCAGAATTTAATTCTTTTagaatcaaattattttaaattatttcattaaatcATGTAATTAGctcttttaatatttgcaatTGATAATCTAGGAAGTTAGTGCCCTGAGAAGCCAGTTAGGTCTATGAACTTGCTGCTGTGGGCATTGATGCCAGATGAGGGAGTCCTTTGTTTTTTCAAACCCTATCACTAGAAAATTGTACATACTAGCAAGATGGGAATTGCTGACACTGTAGAAAATTGAACTTTCCCCCCTATTGTAAATGCACATCatgtttgtcatctctttttgGTTATTACTTCTGAAACTCCAGGTGAAATGATTCAAACACTGTGACTTCTTTCCTCTCTGACTAAGCATCAAATAGATACTAAACTGAAGAATGCTGGAAGCAAAATATGAAAGCAGATTATTATGCAGAGGAATCTTTACCAAGTCATTCTGAAACAGAAGAGGAAAGGTGCAGACTGAaagatataaataaaataagtaCCACAATTTAAAACTGTAGATGCTAAACGCTGCAAGGGCCATCTCTCATTTTGGTGGATTGTTCATTCAGTGGGGTATCAATCCCAGTTTGGTGTGGTTGTTGTTCAGGAGCCACTCAGAGCcaaggagctgggcagagcctgCTCCAGGGGATGTCTGATTTCTAATTAACCTGCTCTGTATTGTGTAGCCCCAGTGTGTGACCCAGCTGCAGGTGAACTGACACACAGACCAATAAACTTCTGATTCTTGCTGAATTCTCTGCAGTTCCCCTGTACAAGACACCACTGTCAAACCCCCAACAAGCAATTTCAACAATATACATTTGCTCCGTGTTTCCCCTTCCATTTAGTAGGAAGCACATGGCCTGCACATTATTCCCAGGATGCTGATTCTGCAGTAAGCTCACTGTGTTAGTATATGTCTCATTAAAAATAGAGAAGATAACTCTAATCACCTCACTTTTAGGGAGCTCCAGCTCTCTGAATTGCTGCCAGAGTGAAATTTAAGGATTCATTAGCTAGGGCACTTTGCAGTTGATATGTACTGCACAAATTATATTTGTTAGACTGAATTACCAGCAGACTTTTAAACTGTTCTTCACTGTTCTTGGTTCCCCTTGCTGGGGGGTACTGCTGGTGTGAATGTGTTGTCTGTTCCACTAAACTTTGAAATTATCAGTGGTATTTAGTATGTGCTGATAATTTGAATAGTCCTCTGCAAAGATGTCCACACCTAACAAATGTCAGCAGAACCTCTGCACTcactcaggaaagaaaaataagacatGTCTGGGGAATGTTCTTTAGGGCTCActctgtaaataaaataattcaggaACTCTATTTAGAAGGTTAAGTTAGAATTACTTACTGGAAAGAAGGCAAAGAATGAAAGATACTGCCATAGGCCACATCCTGTATGTGTTCAGAGGACAAAGAGTTTTGGTAGCTGGAGCTCAGTGAGTATCAAGGAAATTTTTGACACATGGTTGAGAtcagccctgccaggaacaTCTTCACAGCACACCGGGAAGCATAGCTAGGGACTGAAAACAGATTTACTGTCATGTGTATAAAGCATCTCCTATATACAATGTATAGCTTAAAAACCAGCACAAAACCTGCCCTGTCTTTGGAGCAGCCCCACCTGGCAGGGAACACACACTGCAGAATGCTTCGTCCAGCAGAGGAATGAGAGAAGGACTCCAGTCTCCAGCTGGAGTTTGCTCAGTGATTTACCAGTGGGAGCAGCACTCTCTCTCTGTACTTCCAGGCTAGAGACTGAATGGGCCAAAAGCTTTATATGAAATGGTTTTTGGAAAATACACCTTAAACTCAGAGTATGAGTTCTTTCAAGGTATCTGtgaaccaaaaagaaaaatgtttttctgacCTGCTGGAAAGTAACAAAAGAGATTGACATCTATCAGGGCAGCAGCTAAGCAGTCAGCTCCATGAAGTCACTTCCTTCTGTGGGTGGCTGGATGAAATGCTTCATTTTTGTCAGATTGAAAGAGTTGTGTTTCCTCAGCACAGAAACTTGTGTTTGCCTCTTTTCTAAATCACTCCTAGATGGGCTGATAGCGCCCATGTCACATGGCTGAGGCACTGACACTGCTGATGCTTTGTGGACTGAGAATTGTCAGCAAGAGGAAGGAGGATGAGAGAATGAGAGTGATCCTGCTCCTGAGAGCTTCTggctgaaaataataaaaaccagAAACATTAATCAACAAGcaaaaaatacatataatttCTTCAGAAGTGCAGATTCAGAACCCTCTTTTCCCCCTATTACTGTCTTATTTTTGACCAACACAAAGCAAACTgcattaacatttttattttgtataaaTATAGCAAGAAATTAAACCTCAAACATTTATTGTCATTCTATATAAATTGTAATTTAAATCAAATAAACCTCTGTGCTTGGAAGGGAGCTTGTGTTTTTTACTGAGCTCAAACTTTGATCAGTTATGGTGAGGAGTCTGAGGGTGTAACTGGAGAATAACCAGTTGCACAGGAGACAACTCGGGGTAGGATGCAAATGCGCTGATGAAAACGAATAAAAAATGTCACCAACAAGTGAGATAAATATAAATGAGCACTTATTTGTAGCTATTTGTGTGAATGAAGGATTAAAAATTTCTTGGAGACTAAAGAAGAGTTAATGAaagcttttatttaaaagtCAGTGCTCAAGGACAGAAGCtgaaaaaattactaaacaGCAAGTGAGAATAGAACTTGTATGCATTAAAATGAGTTGAATCTGAGCTCAGGGATCATAAGTGTACAGGTTTGTTTCTCTCCTggtattttttaatagaaagtATGTTTCTTAAGTCCTATTGTCCATTTTATGTACATTTTGGCTACATTCTGCACATATGTACAGACAGTACATGTGCATGTACAAAGTGCAGATTTTTAATTGTGTGCACCTATTTTCACTACTGCTTAATGACCTAGGAACACAGTGAAACAGATAGCTATGATGTTTCTATTCCAAGTGGTAAAAATAAGAGCTAGATTCTCAATACTGATGCACCTCTTGTTCCTAATTAATAGTCAATAAATCCTCTTTAACAGCcagcttctcttttttttgcctATTGCATATGTCAGTGGAGTACATGAACTGGGAAAGAAACTTTTCTGGGCAGTCTGCTCATATCCTCTACTTTAATGCAAAAACCAGGAATTAAAGGTTCTTTTGTCTTCCTGCAAATTAGGAGTGAAACATACCCTGTAATAAGCTTATGCCACCCCAACTGAGGAACATGAAAGGTCTGTCAGGTTCCTTAAATGTAATTCCAACTTTCAGAGACCTTATTTCttattctattttttcccccagcctTGGAAAGCACTTTCTCTAAAAAGTCatatttcttattaaaaatgCCAGTAAAAGAGGGAGTTCTTATCACAGTACAAGGAATCTCAGGTGTCCTCCTGGCAGTAATAACCAAGTTAGTGTTTGTAACAGGAGGATTGATGAACAATCAATCACCTTATCCCAGCTTTTAGTCCAACCTACAGCATCTGAGTTCTGGGAATGGGTTCAGGCAGCAAATACGTTGAAGAACTCAGACAACGTCAACTCTTTAAGACAGGTAGCAAAGgaagcaaaaatatttccaaagcaACAAAATATTCCTGGCACCTTATTCTAGCTCAGAGTCT is part of the Passer domesticus isolate bPasDom1 chromosome 6, bPasDom1.hap1, whole genome shotgun sequence genome and harbors:
- the TMEM41B gene encoding transmembrane protein 41B isoform X1, translated to MAQRRVAERGPCQAAAESARHQRQLLEGKALAEGGSARTSLLILVSIFLSAAFLMFLVYKNFPQLSEEERECIKVPRDMDDAKALGKVLSKYKDTFYVQVLVAYFATYVFLQTFAIPGSIFLSILSGFLYPFPLALFLVCLCSGLGASFCYMLSYLVGRPVVYRYLTEKAVKWSEQVERHREHLINYIIFLRITPFLPNWFINITSPVINVPLKVFFIGTFLGVAPPSFVAIKAGTTLYQLTTAGEAVSWNSVFVLMILAILSILPALFQKKLKKKFE
- the TMEM41B gene encoding transmembrane protein 41B isoform X2; the encoded protein is MWPMAVSFILCLLSRKALAEGGSARTSLLILVSIFLSAAFLMFLVYKNFPQLSEEERECIKVPRDMDDAKALGKVLSKYKDTFYVQVLVAYFATYVFLQTFAIPGSIFLSILSGFLYPFPLALFLVCLCSGLGASFCYMLSYLVGRPVVYRYLTEKAVKWSEQVERHREHLINYIIFLRITPFLPNWFINITSPVINVPLKVFFIGTFLGVAPPSFVAIKAGTTLYQLTTAGEAVSWNSVFVLMILAILSILPALFQKKLKKKFE